The Brassica napus cultivar Da-Ae unplaced genomic scaffold, Da-Ae ScsIHWf_228;HRSCAF=393, whole genome shotgun sequence genome window below encodes:
- the LOC106441201 gene encoding UDP-N-acetylglucosamine diphosphorylase 2 isoform X2, translating into MEEPTTETEIKTADVTTTTLPPPPRTVSPHQELVERLKDYGQEDVFALWEELSPEERHLLVTEIENLDLPRIDRIIRCSFNSQGLPAAAIEAPPESCVSTVEERRKEEKEKWWKMGLKAIYEGKLGVVLLSGGQGTRLGSSDPKGCYNIGLPSGKSLFQIQAERILCVQRLAAQAMSEGPTRPVAIQWYIMTSPFTHEPTQKFFETHKYFGLEPDQVTFFQQGTLPCITKDGKFIMETPFSLAKAPDGNGGVYAALKYSGLLEDMASRGIKYVDCYGVDNVLVRVADPTFLGYFIDKGAASAAKVVRKAYPQEKVGVFVRRGKGGPLTVVEYTELDESMASETNQQTGRLKFCWSNVCLHMFTLDFLNQVANGLEKDSIYHVAEKKIPSINGSIEGVKLEQFIFDCFPYAPSTALFEVLREEEFAPVKNANGSSFDTPESAKLLVLRLHTRWVIAAGGFLTHSVPLYATGVEVSPLCSYAGENLEAICRGRTFHAPCEISL; encoded by the exons ATGGAGGAGCCAACGACGGAGACAGAGATTAAAACCGCGGACGTGACGACGACGACGCTGCCACCTCCTCCTCGGACGGTGTCACCTCACCAGGAGCTAGTGGAGAGGCTCAAGGACTACGGACAGGAAGATGTCTTCGCTCTCTGGGAGGAGCTCTCACCGGAAGAGCGTCATCTCCTCGTCACTGAAATTGAG AATTTGGATCTTCCGAGAATAGATCGGATCATCAGATGCTCATTTAACTCCCAAG GGTTGCCAGCGGCGGCAATCGAGGCGCCGCCGGAGAGTTGTGTGTCGACGGTGGAGGAAAGAAGaaaggaagagaaagaaaaatggTGGAAGATGGGGTTGAAGGCTATCTATGAAGGCAAATTGGGTGTGGTGCTTTTATCTGGTGGACAG GGAACAAGACTTGGAAGTTCAGATCCCAAAGGGTGTTATA ATATCGGACTGCCATCTGGGAAGTCACTTTTCCAGATTCAAGCTGAGAGGATCTTATGTGTCCAAAGGCTTGCTGCTCAGGCAATGAGTGAGG GTCCAACTCGCCCAGTTGCAATACAGTGGTATATAATGACCAGTCCATTTACTCACGAACCAACACAAAAATTCTTCGAGACTCACAAGTACTTTGGCCTTGAGCCAGATCAA GTCACATTTTTCCAACAAGGAACTCTACCTTGCATTACTAAGGATGGAAAGTTTATCATGGAGACACCTTTCAGT CTAGCCAAGGCTCCAGATGGGAACGGGGGAGTTTATGCAG CTCTAAAATATTCAGGGTTATTAGAAGATATGGCTTCCAGGGGGATAAAGTATGTGGATTGCTATGGTGTTGACAATGTTCTG GTTCGAGTAGCTGACCCTACTTTTCTAGGATACTTCATCGACAAAGGTGCAGCTTCTGCTGCAAAAGTAGTCCGTAAG GCATATCCACAAGAAAAGGTAGGAGTATTTGTAAGGAGGGGAAAAGGCGGGCCTCTGACCGTGGTTGAATACACAGAGCTTGATGAGTCCATGGCTTCTGAAACTAATCAACAAACAGGACGTCTTAAATTTTGCTGGAGTAAC GTGTGCTTACACATGTTCACTCTGGATTTCCTTAACCAAGTTGCAAACGGGCTGGAAAAAGACAGCAT TTACCATGTGGCAGAGAAGAAGATACCGTCTATAAATGGTTCTATAGAGGGAGTGAAACTAGAACAGTTCATATTTGATTGCTTTCCCTATGCGCCTTCAACTGCACTCTTCGAG GTCTTGAGGGAGGAAGAATTTGCGCCTGTAAAGAATGCAAACGGGTCGAGCTTCGACACGCCAGAAAGCGCGAAACTGCTGGTTCTACGGCTGCACACACGTTGGGTCATTGCAGCTGGTGGATTTCTAACACACTCCGTACCTTTATATGCGACGG GTGTGGAAGTGTCACCACTGTGCTCGTACGCTGGAGAAAACCTGGAAGCGATTTGCCGCGGAAGAACGTTTCACGCACCATGTGAGATCTCCCTCtaa
- the LOC106441201 gene encoding UDP-N-acetylglucosamine diphosphorylase 2 isoform X1 — translation MEEPTTETEIKTADVTTTTLPPPPRTVSPHQELVERLKDYGQEDVFALWEELSPEERHLLVTEIENLDLPRIDRIIRCSFNSQGLPAAAIEAPPESCVSTVEERRKEEKEKWWKMGLKAIYEGKLGVVLLSGGQGTRLGSSDPKGCYNIGLPSGKSLFQIQAERILCVQRLAAQAMSEAGPTRPVAIQWYIMTSPFTHEPTQKFFETHKYFGLEPDQVTFFQQGTLPCITKDGKFIMETPFSLAKAPDGNGGVYAALKYSGLLEDMASRGIKYVDCYGVDNVLVRVADPTFLGYFIDKGAASAAKVVRKAYPQEKVGVFVRRGKGGPLTVVEYTELDESMASETNQQTGRLKFCWSNVCLHMFTLDFLNQVANGLEKDSIYHVAEKKIPSINGSIEGVKLEQFIFDCFPYAPSTALFEVLREEEFAPVKNANGSSFDTPESAKLLVLRLHTRWVIAAGGFLTHSVPLYATGVEVSPLCSYAGENLEAICRGRTFHAPCEISL, via the exons ATGGAGGAGCCAACGACGGAGACAGAGATTAAAACCGCGGACGTGACGACGACGACGCTGCCACCTCCTCCTCGGACGGTGTCACCTCACCAGGAGCTAGTGGAGAGGCTCAAGGACTACGGACAGGAAGATGTCTTCGCTCTCTGGGAGGAGCTCTCACCGGAAGAGCGTCATCTCCTCGTCACTGAAATTGAG AATTTGGATCTTCCGAGAATAGATCGGATCATCAGATGCTCATTTAACTCCCAAG GGTTGCCAGCGGCGGCAATCGAGGCGCCGCCGGAGAGTTGTGTGTCGACGGTGGAGGAAAGAAGaaaggaagagaaagaaaaatggTGGAAGATGGGGTTGAAGGCTATCTATGAAGGCAAATTGGGTGTGGTGCTTTTATCTGGTGGACAG GGAACAAGACTTGGAAGTTCAGATCCCAAAGGGTGTTATA ATATCGGACTGCCATCTGGGAAGTCACTTTTCCAGATTCAAGCTGAGAGGATCTTATGTGTCCAAAGGCTTGCTGCTCAGGCAATGAGTGAGG CAGGTCCAACTCGCCCAGTTGCAATACAGTGGTATATAATGACCAGTCCATTTACTCACGAACCAACACAAAAATTCTTCGAGACTCACAAGTACTTTGGCCTTGAGCCAGATCAA GTCACATTTTTCCAACAAGGAACTCTACCTTGCATTACTAAGGATGGAAAGTTTATCATGGAGACACCTTTCAGT CTAGCCAAGGCTCCAGATGGGAACGGGGGAGTTTATGCAG CTCTAAAATATTCAGGGTTATTAGAAGATATGGCTTCCAGGGGGATAAAGTATGTGGATTGCTATGGTGTTGACAATGTTCTG GTTCGAGTAGCTGACCCTACTTTTCTAGGATACTTCATCGACAAAGGTGCAGCTTCTGCTGCAAAAGTAGTCCGTAAG GCATATCCACAAGAAAAGGTAGGAGTATTTGTAAGGAGGGGAAAAGGCGGGCCTCTGACCGTGGTTGAATACACAGAGCTTGATGAGTCCATGGCTTCTGAAACTAATCAACAAACAGGACGTCTTAAATTTTGCTGGAGTAAC GTGTGCTTACACATGTTCACTCTGGATTTCCTTAACCAAGTTGCAAACGGGCTGGAAAAAGACAGCAT TTACCATGTGGCAGAGAAGAAGATACCGTCTATAAATGGTTCTATAGAGGGAGTGAAACTAGAACAGTTCATATTTGATTGCTTTCCCTATGCGCCTTCAACTGCACTCTTCGAG GTCTTGAGGGAGGAAGAATTTGCGCCTGTAAAGAATGCAAACGGGTCGAGCTTCGACACGCCAGAAAGCGCGAAACTGCTGGTTCTACGGCTGCACACACGTTGGGTCATTGCAGCTGGTGGATTTCTAACACACTCCGTACCTTTATATGCGACGG GTGTGGAAGTGTCACCACTGTGCTCGTACGCTGGAGAAAACCTGGAAGCGATTTGCCGCGGAAGAACGTTTCACGCACCATGTGAGATCTCCCTCtaa
- the LOC106441200 gene encoding pentatricopeptide repeat-containing protein At2g35030, mitochondrial, translating into MQSRAWSRLKSYYRRATLPISDHVRSNQLSNPLRSISSSSYTKPNVTRPEWLISSLCKEGRITEARKLFDELPERDVITWTDVINGYIKSGNMREARELFDRSDSRKNVVTWTAMVRGYLQSKQFSAAEMLFQAMPERNIVSWNTMIDGYAQSGRIDKALELFDEMPERNVVSWNTMIKGLVMRGRIDEAMGLFERMPVRDVKSWTAVVDGLAKNGKVDEARRVFDCMPERNIVSWNAMITGYAHNNRIEEADQLFQVMPERDFASWNTMITGFIRNGEVDRACVLFHRMPEKNVISWTTMITGYVQAKENENGLKVFSNMLRDGCVKPNVGTYVSVLSACSDMAGLVEGRQIHQLVSKSVHQKNEIVTSALINMYSKCGELVAARKIFDSGMVSQRDLISWNSMIAVYAHHGLGKEAIEMYDQMRKHGFKPSEVTYLNLLSACSHAGLVDKGMEFFEELVRDKSLSVREDHYTCVVDLFGRAGRLKDVFKFINSVDAKPSGSVYGALLSACNVHGEVSIASEVVKKVLETGADDAGTYVMMSNIYKRSGKREEAAEMRMKMKERGLKKPPGCSWVKVGFGWHAFVVGDFSHPQFEALYWVVTGLSNNTRKNMTSDVEEDKLLLLFL; encoded by the coding sequence ATGCAGTCTCGCGCATGGTCGCGGCTAAAAAGTTACTACAGAAGAGCAACACTGCCCATATCAGACCATGTTAGATCCAACCAACTATCAAATCCGCTACGTTCGATTTCCTCTTCCAGCTATACCAAACCGAACGTAACACGACCCGAATGGCTGATCTCGAGTCTATGCAAAGAAGGTAGAATCACAGAAGCACGCAAGCTGTTCGACGAATTGCCCGAGAGAGATGTGATCACATGGACGGATGTGATCAACGGGTATATCAAGTCAGGGAACATGAGAGAAGCTAGAGAGCTCTTCGATAGGTCCGATTCCAGGAAAAATGTCGTGACTTGGACAGCTATGGTTCGTGGGTACTTGCAATCCAAGCAATTCTCTGCAGCTGAGATGCTTTTCCAGGCGATGCCGGAGAGAAATATAGTTTCTTGGAACACTATGATTGATGGGTACGCTCAAAGCGGGAGAATCGACAAGGCCCTGGAgctgttcgatgaaatgcctgagagaaACGTTGTTTCTTGGAATACGATGATTAAAGGGTTGGTGATGCGCGGGAGGATAGATGAGGCTATGGGTTTGTTCGAGAGGATGCCTGTAAGGGATGTTAAGTCTTGGACTGCTGTTGTTGATGGTTTGGCGAAGAACGGTAAGGTGGATGAAGCGAGGCGGGTTTTTGATTGTATGCCTGAGAGAAACATCGTTTCGTGGAACGCGATGATCACTGGTTACGCACATAACAATAGGATAGAGGAAGCTGACCAACTCTTTCAAGTGATGCCAGAGAGAGACTTTGCTTCTTGGAATACGATGATCACAGGGTTTATACGGAATGGGGAAGTAGACAGAGCATGTGTTTTGTTTCACCGGATGCCTGAAAAGAATGTTATTTCCTGGACCACGATGATAACAGGATACGTTCAGGCTAAAGAAAACGAAAATGGGTTGAAGGTTTTCTCAAACATGTTGAGGGATGGTTGTGTTAAGCCTAACGTGGGAACTTATGTGAGTGTTTTAAGTGCATGTAGTGACATGGCTGGTCTTGTGGAAGGGCGGCAGATTCACCAGTTGGTATCGAAGTCTGTCCACCAGAAGAACGAGATCGTGACTTCAGCGCTTATTAACATGTACTCAAAATGTGGAGAGCTGGTAGCTGCGAGGAAGATATTCGACTCCGGGATGGTAAGCCAAAGGGATTTGATATCATGGAACAGTATGATTGCGGTTTATGCACACCACGGGCTTGGGAAAGAAGCGATTGAGATGTATGATCAGATGCGGAAACACGGGTTCAAACCCAGTGAGGTGACTTATCTTAACTTGCTATCCGCTTGCAGCCACGCCGGTTTGGTGGATAAAGGAATGGAGTTCTTTGAGGAGCTCGTGAGAGACAAGTCACTTTCTGTGCGTGAAGATCACTATACCTGTGTAGTGGATCTCTTTGGTCGGGCTGGTAGATTGAAAGATGTGTTTAAGTTCATCAATAGTGTAGACGCTAAGCCATCAGGTTCCGTCTATGGAGCGCTCTTGTCGGCTTGTAATGTTCATGGAGAAGTGAGTATTGCTTCCGAGGTGGTGAAGAAGGTTCTGGAAACAGGGGCGGATGATGCTGGAACCTATGTAATGAtgtctaatatatataaaaggagtgggaaaaggGAGGAAGCTGCAGAgatgaggatgaagatgaaggaGAGAGGGTTGAAGAAACCGCCAGGTTGTAGTTGGGTTAAAGTCGGGTTTGGGTGGCATGCTTTTGTAGTTGGAGACTTCTCTCATCCTCAGTTTGAAGCTCTTTATTGGGTAGTAACAGGTCTTAGCAACAACACGAGAAAGAACATGACTTCAGATGTTGAAGAAGATAAGCTCTTACTTCTGTTCTTATAG
- the LOC125600527 gene encoding urease accessory protein D, giving the protein MATGKVVVEKIRGRSTATSCFSKYPLKFILPTKVAPVGTDVVWIYSITYGGGIVSGDSISCEFTIGDGCTAVLTTQSSTKVYKAIGSKCSEQTLEARIGSESLLVVVPDPVTCFSTARYYQKQNFRLLSDSNLVLVDWITSGRHANGEKWDFEFYKSINNVYLEDDKPLFLDTVLLEKRNIQSIAERMQDYHAIAMVILFGPKLRELQKQVQENVKNMMSEQLQISYSSRRHNPDSRVRNGFMKPEFIASCSTFGPEGKGVVVRIASDSTESVYNFLRQQLGDLEPLLGQSPYA; this is encoded by the exons ATGGCGACAGGGAAAGTGGTGGTGGAGAAGATAAGAGGGAGATCTACGGCTACGAGTTGCTTCTCTAAGTATCCTCTCAAGTTCATACTTCCTACCAAG GTAGCTCCTGTCGGAACTGATGTTGTCTGGATTTACAGTATCACCTATGGCGGCGGCATTGTCTCT GGAGATTCGATTTCATGTGAGTTCACCATTGGTGATGGCTGCACTGCAGTTCTTACAACCCAGTCTTCTACTAAG GTATACAAGGCAATAGGATCAAAGTGCTCTGAACAGACTTTAGAA GCGAGAATAGGGAGTGAGTCTCTTTTGGTTGTGGTTCCAGATCCAGTGACTTGCTTCTCCACTGCTCGGTACTATCAGAAACAGAACTTCAGATTGCTTTCAGACTCTAACCTTGTCCTTGTGGATTGGATCACAAGCGGGCGTCACGCAAATGGTGAAAAATGGGACTTCGAGTTTTATAAAAGCATAAACAATGTCTACCTGGAAGATGATAAACCTTTATTCCTTGACACA GTGCTGCTAGAGAAGAGGAACATACAAAGCATAGCGGAGCGGATGCAAGACTATCATGCCATAGCAATGGTCATACTCTTCGG GCCAAAGCTGAGGGAACTCCAGAAGCAAGTTCAAGAAAACGTGAAGAATATGATGTCGGAACAGTTGCAGATCTCTTATAGTTCTCGGAGACACAATCCTGATTCAAGGGTACGTAATGGCTTCATGAAACCAGAGTTCATAGCTTCCTGCAGCACTTTTGGCCCTGAG GGGAAAGGAGTTGTGGTTCGAATTGCTTCGGATTCCACAGAGTCAGTCTATAACTTCTTGAGGCAACAACTGGGTGATTTGGAACCACTTCTTGGTCAATCTCCTTATGCTTGa
- the LOC125600526 gene encoding bifunctional purine biosynthesis protein PurH-like isoform X1: MLSSAATATATSVSARSGDILYGYLRRKTVAPFRFAQPLIFFQKQQVYCKSLRPSFVAVRAMSESQTALKNQPQSSASSGKKQALISLSDKKDLATLGNGLQELGYTIVSTGGTASTLENAGVSVTKVETLTHFPEMLDGRVKTLHPNIHGGILARRDVEHHMEALNEHGIGTFDVVVVNLYPFYNKVTAPGGISFEDGIENIDIGGPAMIRAAAKNHKDVLIVVDSEDYQAVLEYLKGGQSDQQFRRKLAWKAFQHVAAYDSAVSEWLWKQTEGKEKFPPSFTVPLSLKSSLRYGENPHQKAAFYVDKSLAEVNAGGIATAIQHHGKEMSYNNYLDADAAWNCVSEFENPTCVVVKHTNPCGVASRDDILEAYRLAVKADPVSAFGGIVAFNVEVDEVLARELREFRSPTDGETRMFYEIVVAPKYTAKGLEVLKGKSKTLRILEAKKNDQGKLSLRQVGGGWLAQDSDDITPEDISFKAVSDKTPTESELADAKFAWLCVKHVKSNAIVIAKNNCMLGMGSGQPNRVESLRLAFKKAGEEAKGAALASDAFFPFAWKDAVEEACEKGIGAIAEPGGSIRDQDAIDCCNKYGVSLLFTNVRHFRH, from the exons ATGCTCAGCTCCGCCGCCACCGCTACCGCCACCTCCGTGAGTGCTCGCTCTGGCGATATTCTCTACGGCTACTTGCGCAGGAAAACCGTCGCGCCTTTTCGCTTTGCTCAGCCT ttgattttttttcagaagCAGCAGGTATACTGTAAGTCTCTGCGTCCAAGTTTCGTTGCGGTCAGAGCCATGTCAGAGTCTCAGACAGCTCTAAAGAACCAGCCACAGTCCTCGGCCTCCTCTG GAAAGAAGCAAGCTTTGATATCTTTATCTGACAAGAAGGATTTAGCTACTCTTGGCAACGGTCTTCAAGAGCTAGG ATACACCATTGTTTCTACTGGAGGAACTGCTTCTACTTTGGAGAATGCTGGAGTCTCTGTCACCAAAGTCGAGACGCTTACTCATTTCCCTGAAATG CTTGATGGCCGTGTGAAGACTTTGCACCCAAACATTCACGGTGGTATCCTCGCTAGAAGAGATGTGGAGCATCACATGGAAGCTCTTAATGAGCATGGCATTG GTACATTTGATGTGGTGGTTGTCAATTTGTATCCGTTCTACAACAAAGTAACTGCTCCAGGTGGGATCAGTTTTGAGGATGGGATTGAGAACATCGACATTGGTGGTCCTGCTATGATCAGAGCAGCTGCTAAG AACCACAAGGATGTCCTCATTGTTGTCGATTCAGAGGATTATCAAGCCGTTTTGGAGTATCTCAAAGGAGGGCAGAGTGACCAACAGTTCCGCAGAAAACTTGCGTGGAAGGCCTTTCAGCATGTTGCTGCTTATGATTCCGCCGTCTCAGAATGGCTATGGAAGCAGACCGAAGGAA AAGAGAAGTTCCCTCCCAGCTTTACAGTTCCTCTTTCACTTAAAAGCTCCCTTCGCTACGGTGAAAATCCTCATCAAAAGGCTGCCTTTTATGTTGATAAGAGCCTTGCTGAAGTCAACGCTGGTGGTATTGCCACAGCCATTCAGCACCATGGAAAG GAAATGTCATACAACAACTATCTTGATGCTGACGCTGCGTGGAACTGTGTGTCAGAATTCGAAAACCCGACATGTGTGGTCGTGAAGCACACAAATCCTTGTGGTGTTGCCTCACGCGATGATATTCTCGAGGCTTACCGTTTAGCTGTGAAAGCTGACCCAGTTAGCGCCTTTGGTGGCATTGTAGCCTTCAATGTCGAAGTGGACGAG GTTCTTGCTAGAGAGCTCCGGGAGTTCAGGAGCCCAACAGACGGGGAAACTAGAATGTTTTATGAAATCGTGGTTGCTCCAAAGTACACTGCTAAAGGTCTTGAAGTTCTCAAAGGGAAGTCGAAAACTCTGAGGATCCTGGAGGCGAAAAAGAATGACCAAGGGAAGCTGTCTCTCAGACAAGTTGGTGGAGGATGGTTAGCTCAAGACTCGGATGATATAACTCCAGAagacatcagttttaaagccgtCTCGGATAAGACTCCAACTGAAAGCGAGCTTGCGGATGCCAAATTTGCCTGGCTTTGTGTTAAGCATGTCAAGAGCAATGCCATTGTGATAGCAAAG AACAACTGTATGCTGGGGATGGGAAGTGGACAGCCAAACCGAGTAGAGAGTTTGAGACTAGCTTTTAAGAAAGCTGGCGAGGAAGCCAAAGGAGCTGCCTTGGCCAGTGACGCCTTCTTCCCATTtg CTTGGAAAGATGCGGTAGAAGAGGCGTGTGAGAAAGGAATAGGAGCAATAGCAGAGCCTGGAGGTAGTATTAGAGACCAAGACGCTATTGATTGCTGCAACAAGTATGgtgtctctcttctcttcaccaACGTTAGACATTTCCGCCATTGA
- the LOC125600526 gene encoding bifunctional purine biosynthesis protein PurH-like isoform X2, producing the protein MLSSAATATATSVSARSGDILYGYLRRKTVAPFRFAQPKQQVYCKSLRPSFVAVRAMSESQTALKNQPQSSASSGKKQALISLSDKKDLATLGNGLQELGYTIVSTGGTASTLENAGVSVTKVETLTHFPEMLDGRVKTLHPNIHGGILARRDVEHHMEALNEHGIGTFDVVVVNLYPFYNKVTAPGGISFEDGIENIDIGGPAMIRAAAKNHKDVLIVVDSEDYQAVLEYLKGGQSDQQFRRKLAWKAFQHVAAYDSAVSEWLWKQTEGKEKFPPSFTVPLSLKSSLRYGENPHQKAAFYVDKSLAEVNAGGIATAIQHHGKEMSYNNYLDADAAWNCVSEFENPTCVVVKHTNPCGVASRDDILEAYRLAVKADPVSAFGGIVAFNVEVDEVLARELREFRSPTDGETRMFYEIVVAPKYTAKGLEVLKGKSKTLRILEAKKNDQGKLSLRQVGGGWLAQDSDDITPEDISFKAVSDKTPTESELADAKFAWLCVKHVKSNAIVIAKNNCMLGMGSGQPNRVESLRLAFKKAGEEAKGAALASDAFFPFAWKDAVEEACEKGIGAIAEPGGSIRDQDAIDCCNKYGVSLLFTNVRHFRH; encoded by the exons ATGCTCAGCTCCGCCGCCACCGCTACCGCCACCTCCGTGAGTGCTCGCTCTGGCGATATTCTCTACGGCTACTTGCGCAGGAAAACCGTCGCGCCTTTTCGCTTTGCTCAGCCT aagCAGCAGGTATACTGTAAGTCTCTGCGTCCAAGTTTCGTTGCGGTCAGAGCCATGTCAGAGTCTCAGACAGCTCTAAAGAACCAGCCACAGTCCTCGGCCTCCTCTG GAAAGAAGCAAGCTTTGATATCTTTATCTGACAAGAAGGATTTAGCTACTCTTGGCAACGGTCTTCAAGAGCTAGG ATACACCATTGTTTCTACTGGAGGAACTGCTTCTACTTTGGAGAATGCTGGAGTCTCTGTCACCAAAGTCGAGACGCTTACTCATTTCCCTGAAATG CTTGATGGCCGTGTGAAGACTTTGCACCCAAACATTCACGGTGGTATCCTCGCTAGAAGAGATGTGGAGCATCACATGGAAGCTCTTAATGAGCATGGCATTG GTACATTTGATGTGGTGGTTGTCAATTTGTATCCGTTCTACAACAAAGTAACTGCTCCAGGTGGGATCAGTTTTGAGGATGGGATTGAGAACATCGACATTGGTGGTCCTGCTATGATCAGAGCAGCTGCTAAG AACCACAAGGATGTCCTCATTGTTGTCGATTCAGAGGATTATCAAGCCGTTTTGGAGTATCTCAAAGGAGGGCAGAGTGACCAACAGTTCCGCAGAAAACTTGCGTGGAAGGCCTTTCAGCATGTTGCTGCTTATGATTCCGCCGTCTCAGAATGGCTATGGAAGCAGACCGAAGGAA AAGAGAAGTTCCCTCCCAGCTTTACAGTTCCTCTTTCACTTAAAAGCTCCCTTCGCTACGGTGAAAATCCTCATCAAAAGGCTGCCTTTTATGTTGATAAGAGCCTTGCTGAAGTCAACGCTGGTGGTATTGCCACAGCCATTCAGCACCATGGAAAG GAAATGTCATACAACAACTATCTTGATGCTGACGCTGCGTGGAACTGTGTGTCAGAATTCGAAAACCCGACATGTGTGGTCGTGAAGCACACAAATCCTTGTGGTGTTGCCTCACGCGATGATATTCTCGAGGCTTACCGTTTAGCTGTGAAAGCTGACCCAGTTAGCGCCTTTGGTGGCATTGTAGCCTTCAATGTCGAAGTGGACGAG GTTCTTGCTAGAGAGCTCCGGGAGTTCAGGAGCCCAACAGACGGGGAAACTAGAATGTTTTATGAAATCGTGGTTGCTCCAAAGTACACTGCTAAAGGTCTTGAAGTTCTCAAAGGGAAGTCGAAAACTCTGAGGATCCTGGAGGCGAAAAAGAATGACCAAGGGAAGCTGTCTCTCAGACAAGTTGGTGGAGGATGGTTAGCTCAAGACTCGGATGATATAACTCCAGAagacatcagttttaaagccgtCTCGGATAAGACTCCAACTGAAAGCGAGCTTGCGGATGCCAAATTTGCCTGGCTTTGTGTTAAGCATGTCAAGAGCAATGCCATTGTGATAGCAAAG AACAACTGTATGCTGGGGATGGGAAGTGGACAGCCAAACCGAGTAGAGAGTTTGAGACTAGCTTTTAAGAAAGCTGGCGAGGAAGCCAAAGGAGCTGCCTTGGCCAGTGACGCCTTCTTCCCATTtg CTTGGAAAGATGCGGTAGAAGAGGCGTGTGAGAAAGGAATAGGAGCAATAGCAGAGCCTGGAGGTAGTATTAGAGACCAAGACGCTATTGATTGCTGCAACAAGTATGgtgtctctcttctcttcaccaACGTTAGACATTTCCGCCATTGA